From one Lycium barbarum isolate Lr01 chromosome 6, ASM1917538v2, whole genome shotgun sequence genomic stretch:
- the LOC132643858 gene encoding probable E3 ubiquitin-protein ligase BAH1-like, whose product MKFGETFMEYLQGEEGSDKYCPHVEYKRLKKVLKSCRACRSALKESSSNGDEDDHHQSNLCQFQPCQSCDQKFFSELKKEASDIAGCFSSRVRRLLQLHTAPGMQKYLVTLRHCFKNDQQAMREECQILIEYALMNAIAMQKILKKYDKVHCSVNGRNFKSKMRAEHLEILQSPWLIELGALYLNFNESNGGKSNEIFNHFSCNLSDTGSIMTLMFPDSVKLEYDLTCPICLDMVFNPYALGCGHLFCKSCACTAASVMMFQGIKAASNESKCPVCREVGTYANAVHMMELDLLLKKRFKQYWKERHASERAEMVKQSKLYWDNQTRYVIGY is encoded by the exons ATGAAGTTTGGAGAAACATtcatggagtatttacagggtgAAGAAGGTTCAGACAAATATTGTCCACATGTTGAATACAAAAGGTTGAAAAAGGTTCTTAAGAGTTGCAGGGCTTGTAGATCAGCTTTGAAGGAATCCAGTTCTAATGGAGATGAAGATGATCATCATCAATCTAATTTATGCCAATTTCAGCCTTGCCAAT CGTGTGATCAGAAGTTCTTCTCTGAATTGAAGAAGGAGGCTTCTGATATAGCTGGTTGCTTCAGTTCTAGAGTGAGAAGACTTCTCCAACTTCATACTGCTCCAGGAATGCAAAAATACCTGGTAACGTTGCGTCACTGTTTCAAGAATGATCAGCAGGCCATGAGGGAAGAGTGCCAAATACTAATTGAATATGCCTTGATGAATGCTATTGCTATGCAAAAGATTCTTAAGAAATATGATAAA GTTCACTGCTCTGTGAATGGAAGGAACTTTAAGTCAAAGATGCGTGCTGAGCACCTTGAGATTCTACAATCACCATGGTTGATAGAACTAGGGGCTTTGTATTTGAATTTCAATGAATCGAATGGCGGGAAATCTAATGAGATTTTCAACCATTTTTCTTGCAATCTCAGTGATACAGGGTCTATTATGACTTTGATGTTTCCAGATTCTGTGAAATTAGAGTATGATCTGACTTGTCCAATCTGCTTG GATATGGTGTTCAATCCATACGCTTTAGGCTGTGGGCATCTTTTCTGCAAATCTTGTGCTTGCACTGCAGCTTCTGTGATGATGTTCCAAGGTATTAAGGCTGCAAGTAACGAGTCAAAATGTCCAGTTTGCAGAGAG GTTGGAACTTATGCTAATGCAGTGCATATGATGGAATTAGATTTGCTTCTGAAGAAGAG ATTTAAGCAGTATTGGAAGGAAAGACATGCTTCTGAACGAGCTGAAATGGTGAAGCAATCAAAGCTCTACTGGGATAACCAAACGAGATATGTTATCGGTTATTAG